The proteins below come from a single Miscanthus floridulus cultivar M001 chromosome 1, ASM1932011v1, whole genome shotgun sequence genomic window:
- the LOC136470427 gene encoding U-box domain-containing protein 7-like, with protein MQEQNEMKHYKQEYARLRQQIINLQNSNRYLISSFLHIFRNKVHIVKAGLLKKLPQLTDEKDLSRSQELALLLVLTILNTQKYPLSTTELLPFLVATLSAADVRSDTKLPCLAALRNLSKKLEHARDVVSSGAVRALLSLSLSLSLSLDRKTSEAVPCILGELAAASEAARKAMEEEEEEGEAAARVVLEAMTRHESAWCQEHATYLAMVLAHGSRALRRRMRQLGVVQALLEVSLLGSPLAQRRAAKILQWFKEEGPQGSRIRAHSSVRAPRRRGDSRIRFFLLRRPPEQYAVTSTNHARPLELVPATELASAAALAPTVALVPASPAGEEAARSHCTRPPRPAALHPGRAAAAPAHPAAQPRVRALPPESRRRPLPVPHPGAAVARRVDK; from the exons ATGCAGGAACAAAATGAAATGAAG CACTACAAgcaggaatatgctaggctaagGCAGCAGATCATTAACTTACAGAACTCCAACAG ATACCTCATCTCCAGTTTCCTCCATATCTTCAG AAATAAGGTGCACATCGTCAAGGCCGGTCTGCTCAAGAAGCTGCCGCAGCTCACGGACGAGAAGGACTTGTCGAGAAGCCAGGAGCTGGCGCTGCTGCTGGTCCTTACCATCCTCAACacacaaaaata ccccctctccacCACCGAGCTCCTGCCGTTCCTCGTCGCCACCCTCAGCGCCGCCGACGTCCGGTCCGACACGAAGCTGCCGTGCCTGGCTGCCCTCCGCAACCTGTCGAAGAAGCTCGAGCACGCGCGCGACGTGGTCTCCAGCGGTGCCGTGCGCGCGCTGCTGTCCCTGTCCCTGTCCCTGTCCCTGTCGCTGGACCGGAAGACGTCCGAGGCGGTGCCGTGCATCCTCGGTGAGCTGGCGGCGGCGAGCGaggcggcgaggaaggcgatggaggaggaggaggaggagggcgaggcggcggcgcgggTGGTCCTGGAGGCCATGACGCGGCACGAGAGCGCGTGGTGCCAGGAGCACGCGACGTACCTGGCCATGGTGCTCGCGCACGGCAGCCGCGCGCTGCGGCGCAGGATGCGCCAGCTCGGCGTCGTGCAGGCGCTCCTGGAGGTCTCGCTGCTCGGCAGCCCGCTGGCGCAGAGGCGGGCGGCCAAGATCCTGCAGTGGTTCAAGGAGGAAGGGCCGCAGGGCAGCAGGATCAGGGCGCACTCGTCGGTTCGTGCACCTCGTCGTCGCGGAGACTCCCGGATCCGCTTCTTCCTCCTTCGTCGGCCGCCGGAGCAGTACGCCGtgacctcgacgaaccacgcgcgCCCGCTGGAACTCGTGCCCGCGACCGAGCTCGCGTCTGCGGCGGCGCTGGCACCCACGGTGGCCCTCGTGCCCGCATCGCCGGCCGGCGAGGAGGCCGCGCGCTCGCACTGCACACGGCCGCCGCGGCCTGCCGCCTTGCACCCCGGCCgtgcggccgccgcgcccgcccacCCTGCCGCCCAACCGCGCGTCAGGGCGCTGCCGCCGGagagccgccgccgcccgctcccGGTCCCGCACCCCGGAGCAGCAGTCGCGCGCCGTGTTGacaaataa